Proteins from a single region of Candidatus Brocadiia bacterium:
- a CDS encoding helix-turn-helix domain-containing protein → MAKLMSIKEAAERLGISIFTVRRLIQRGQLPASKIGHQWRLDQDALELYIKSRSSWSGDIALSKLYFRPEVLNQYHQDARYYVQQDGSRGRLGLKQEQKTLHAFKSVQWAADKNKKYKSLEDAETRLFIELYFWQVKLKSGTDALMVNPKEFYRIPEAEQQKWANYLIPNPQV, encoded by the coding sequence ATGGCTAAATTAATGAGTATAAAAGAGGCGGCTGAACGGCTAGGTATTTCGATATTCACCGTACGCCGGCTGATTCAGAGAGGTCAACTACCGGCCTCTAAGATAGGCCACCAGTGGCGGCTTGACCAAGACGCCCTGGAGTTGTATATCAAAAGCCGCTCCAGCTGGTCAGGCGATATCGCCCTCAGCAAACTCTATTTCCGGCCCGAGGTCTTGAACCAGTATCACCAAGATGCCAGATACTATGTCCAACAGGACGGCTCACGTGGCCGGTTAGGATTAAAACAAGAACAGAAAACCCTGCACGCCTTCAAATCAGTACAATGGGCCGCAGACAAGAATAAAAAATACAAATCATTGGAAGACGCTGAAACACGGCTGTTTATAGAATTATACTTCTGGCAGGTCAAACTAAAATCCGGCACGGACGCGCTAATGGTCAATCCGAAAGAATTCTACCGGATACCCGAAGCCGAACAGCAAAAATGGGCTAACTACCTGATACCCAATCCGCAGGTATAA
- a CDS encoding DUF5668 domain-containing protein, with the protein MRKTLKKFLWALLFIVVGGVILMSNYGMISVSFDLAKNWPIILIAWGLLKLLDVFFGGHKDSDKK; encoded by the coding sequence ATGCGCAAGACCTTGAAGAAATTTCTCTGGGCGTTGTTGTTCATCGTGGTAGGCGGAGTAATCCTGATGTCCAATTACGGGATGATTTCGGTCAGCTTCGACCTGGCCAAGAACTGGCCCATAATCCTGATTGCCTGGGGGCTGTTGAAGCTTCTGGACGTCTTCTTCGGCGGACACAAAGACTCCGACAAGAAATAA
- the amrB gene encoding AmmeMemoRadiSam system protein B — MPKSQDTGTRPPALAGSWYKGSADELRKDIRQYLDKADVKPLADVSALIVPHAGHQYSGPGAAYAYKAAGSNIYKRIILMGPNHQPYRFKGIAVTGMSAYRTPLGLVEIDTVACKKLLDKGGIFSNQPEAEMPEHSLEIQLPFIQMVFPGCKLVPLIVDSLGDKDSRTAAEALKEIIDGQTLLIASSDFTHFGESFGYVPFKDNVKDNLKKLDGGAIEQILKLSPDGFIKYLGATGATICGHNPITLLLHLLPAGSKAELLKYYTSGDLTGDYNHTVSYAAIAFSRAGAAEESYLLGDAEQKFLLKLARQTLQTYLKSGKQPEVDDSKLTPRLKQKFGVFVSLHQNKQLRGCIGNFEPVVLYKAVMKQVADSATGDPRFEPMTAVEEPRTQIEISVMSPMKRIDSYKEIIVGTHGVYIKKGMHGATFLPQVAPEQGWDRDTMLQYLCQKAGLEADAYKDKGMEFLVYTAQVFGE, encoded by the coding sequence ATGCCGAAATCGCAGGATACGGGGACCAGGCCGCCGGCTTTGGCCGGTTCGTGGTATAAGGGGTCGGCTGATGAGCTCCGGAAGGATATCCGCCAATATCTGGATAAGGCCGATGTCAAACCTTTGGCTGATGTGAGCGCATTGATTGTTCCGCACGCCGGGCACCAGTATTCGGGTCCGGGCGCGGCTTACGCTTACAAGGCCGCCGGCAGCAATATCTATAAGCGGATTATTTTGATGGGGCCGAATCACCAGCCTTACCGGTTCAAGGGCATTGCCGTTACCGGGATGTCCGCTTACCGGACGCCGTTGGGCCTGGTAGAGATAGATACCGTTGCCTGCAAGAAACTCCTCGACAAGGGCGGGATATTCTCCAACCAACCCGAGGCCGAGATGCCGGAGCATTCGCTGGAGATACAACTGCCGTTCATCCAAATGGTGTTCCCGGGTTGCAAGCTGGTGCCGCTGATAGTTGACTCCCTGGGCGATAAGGATTCCCGGACGGCGGCTGAAGCGCTTAAGGAGATTATCGACGGCCAGACCCTGTTGATTGCCAGCTCGGACTTTACCCATTTTGGCGAGAGTTTCGGTTATGTTCCGTTTAAAGATAATGTAAAGGATAATCTCAAGAAGCTGGACGGCGGGGCGATTGAGCAAATACTGAAGCTGTCTCCGGACGGTTTCATTAAATACCTGGGGGCAACCGGCGCGACCATCTGCGGACATAACCCGATTACATTATTATTGCACCTGCTACCAGCAGGTTCCAAGGCGGAATTGCTTAAGTATTACACATCGGGCGACCTGACCGGCGATTATAACCATACCGTGAGCTACGCGGCCATTGCTTTCAGCCGGGCCGGCGCGGCGGAGGAGTCTTACCTCCTGGGTGATGCCGAGCAGAAGTTCCTGCTGAAACTGGCCCGCCAGACCCTGCAGACATATCTTAAATCAGGCAAACAGCCGGAGGTGGATGATTCCAAGCTGACGCCGCGGCTGAAGCAGAAGTTCGGGGTGTTCGTCAGCCTGCACCAGAACAAGCAGTTACGCGGATGCATCGGCAACTTTGAGCCGGTGGTGCTTTACAAAGCGGTGATGAAGCAGGTGGCCGACTCGGCCACGGGCGACCCGCGGTTCGAGCCGATGACGGCGGTTGAGGAGCCGCGGACGCAGATAGAGATATCGGTGATGTCGCCGATGAAGCGGATTGATTCCTACAAAGAGATTATCGTCGGCACGCACGGGGTCTATATCAAAAAGGGCATGCACGGAGCGACGTTTCTGCCTCAGGTGGCGCCGGAACAGGGCTGGGATCGCGACACCATGCTCCAGTATCTTTGCCAGAAGGCCGGTTTGGAAGCCGACGCTTATAAAGATAAAGGGATGGAGTTCCTGGTCTACACCGCGCAGGTGTTTGGGGAGTAG
- a CDS encoding HEAT repeat domain-containing protein — protein sequence MKHVIITALIIICMVLGCKSRPKTSPQVKAEATQEDINTRIENFISQLGDVDETVREKARRELEHIGEPAYGQLRTAVIQSDNPEIKRPGMSILKVILSKKLGLSGRILKKMPDIYDNLIMADYAGKYAILQKVVAFGNEAEGGTQTRVANQDVASLIREVVLDEGERLTYEQKHFIICLSVGRDTSASESDMIIILWDRTIPQAAPYIKEFLNDPDTRIRLESARALIELGSKDGVPVLLELLRHNNFDIRESAADVIVKSNVREAVPEVISLLKNKDNGIRRTAVTILTKINARESAPEMAKLLNDGDNYIRRMAVAALVELNARYYVPDLTALLKDEDSAIRMMVLSALGRFDDRSIIPEVTKLLKDINSSVAGWAAIVLVELGAKDRLAPKSVNDIREVLNQNDINSRMRAAAALKALGQPGEEKKR from the coding sequence ATGAAACACGTTATTATTACGGCATTGATTATTATATGTATGGTTTTGGGGTGCAAGTCACGCCCTAAAACATCACCGCAGGTCAAGGCCGAGGCAACACAGGAAGACATCAATACCCGGATTGAAAACTTTATCAGCCAGCTGGGTGATGTGGACGAGACGGTTCGTGAAAAGGCCCGGCGCGAATTGGAGCACATCGGCGAACCGGCCTATGGCCAGCTCCGGACCGCGGTGATACAGTCGGATAACCCCGAGATTAAACGTCCGGGCATGAGCATTCTTAAGGTGATATTGAGCAAGAAGCTGGGGCTTTCCGGACGGATACTAAAGAAGATGCCGGATATCTATGATAATCTGATAATGGCTGATTACGCCGGCAAGTATGCGATTCTTCAGAAGGTGGTTGCTTTTGGTAATGAGGCTGAGGGTGGGACCCAGACCAGGGTGGCCAACCAGGATGTGGCATCGCTGATACGCGAGGTGGTATTAGACGAGGGCGAGAGGCTGACTTACGAGCAGAAGCATTTTATCATCTGCTTGAGCGTGGGCCGGGATACTTCCGCGTCAGAATCGGATATGATTATCATCCTCTGGGACCGAACTATCCCGCAGGCCGCGCCTTACATTAAGGAGTTTCTGAATGACCCGGATACCAGGATTAGGTTGGAATCGGCTAGGGCTCTGATCGAGCTGGGCTCAAAGGACGGCGTTCCTGTTTTGCTGGAACTGCTCCGGCATAATAACTTTGACATCCGGGAATCGGCCGCAGATGTTATTGTCAAATCTAATGTCCGGGAAGCCGTGCCTGAGGTTATCAGCCTGCTTAAGAATAAGGACAACGGCATTCGCCGGACAGCCGTCACCATTCTGACCAAGATTAACGCCCGCGAATCGGCTCCGGAGATGGCCAAGCTTTTGAACGACGGCGACAACTACATCCGCCGGATGGCGGTAGCGGCGCTGGTGGAATTGAACGCCAGGTATTACGTGCCGGACCTGACGGCTTTGCTTAAGGATGAGGATTCGGCCATACGAATGATGGTGCTGTCGGCGCTGGGCCGGTTTGACGACCGCAGTATCATACCCGAAGTAACCAAACTGCTCAAAGATATAAACAGTTCGGTGGCCGGCTGGGCGGCCATTGTGCTGGTCGAGCTGGGCGCCAAGGACAGGTTGGCGCCGAAATCGGTCAATGACATCAGGGAAGTTCTGAATCAGAACGATATCAACTCGCGGATGCGGGCGGCGGCGGCGCTTAAGGCGTTGGGCCAGCCGGGGGAAGAGAAAAAGCGTTAG
- the amrS gene encoding AmmeMemoRadiSam system radical SAM enzyme yields MKYTRRAIIKTALGACAATALGRYAPGQPAVSDAAISPVKAAFYDRLKDNAVECLVCPRKCRVPPGGRGVCGNKENREGKFYSLVHSYPCTVTLSDPIEKKPFFHFLPGAKTLSLSTSGCNLSCKFCQNWEISQAKPEDVRSVYVPPDKIIGMARENKLLVVAFTYAEPTVYYEYMYDIAGLCRKNDIKPVMVSNGYIKEEPLKKLCTQLSAVKIDLKSFSDEFYKKYCGGTLQPVLDTLLTLKKTGIWYEIVVLLIPNLNDSAEEIRRMCEWIKAELGPDVPVHFFRFHPAYQLTNIIRTPVKTLESAYDIGRKAGLNYVYVGNVSPHPAESTYCPKCGKVLVERGGYTVKQNVIRDGKCLDCQNPVSGVWSA; encoded by the coding sequence ATGAAATATACACGTCGTGCAATAATAAAAACCGCATTAGGCGCCTGCGCCGCGACTGCTCTGGGCCGTTACGCGCCGGGACAGCCTGCCGTGTCGGATGCCGCTATATCACCGGTTAAGGCGGCGTTTTATGACAGGCTTAAGGATAATGCAGTGGAATGCCTGGTCTGTCCCAGGAAATGCCGTGTTCCGCCGGGCGGGCGGGGCGTTTGCGGCAATAAGGAGAATCGGGAGGGAAAGTTTTACAGCCTGGTTCATTCCTATCCTTGCACTGTGACGCTATCAGACCCGATAGAGAAGAAACCGTTTTTTCACTTCTTGCCCGGCGCCAAGACACTGTCGCTTTCCACGTCCGGATGCAATCTGTCCTGCAAATTCTGCCAGAACTGGGAGATATCGCAGGCCAAACCGGAGGATGTCCGGTCGGTTTACGTGCCGCCCGATAAAATAATTGGGATGGCCCGGGAGAACAAGCTGCTGGTGGTGGCCTTTACTTACGCCGAACCGACCGTTTATTATGAGTATATGTATGACATCGCCGGGTTATGCCGCAAGAATGATATCAAGCCGGTGATGGTCTCCAATGGTTACATCAAAGAGGAGCCGTTGAAGAAGCTGTGCACGCAGTTGTCGGCCGTAAAGATAGACCTGAAGTCATTCAGCGACGAGTTCTATAAGAAATATTGCGGCGGAACGCTTCAGCCCGTGTTGGATACATTGTTAACACTTAAGAAGACCGGTATCTGGTACGAGATAGTGGTCTTGTTGATACCGAACCTGAATGATTCGGCCGAGGAGATTAGGCGGATGTGCGAATGGATAAAGGCCGAGCTGGGACCTGACGTGCCGGTGCATTTTTTCCGTTTCCATCCGGCATACCAGTTGACCAATATCATCCGGACGCCGGTAAAGACGTTGGAGTCCGCTTACGATATCGGGCGCAAAGCCGGACTTAATTATGTTTATGTCGGTAACGTCTCGCCCCATCCGGCCGAATCGACTTATTGCCCTAAATGCGGTAAGGTACTGGTCGAGCGCGGCGGTTATACCGTGAAGCAGAACGTTATCCGGGACGGTAAATGCCTCGATTGCCAGAATCCGGTCAGCGGAGTTTGGTCCGCGTAA
- the rplL gene encoding 50S ribosomal protein L7/L12 → MASVNEIVESIKGLKEEERSQLLLDTIGNSSVLWLKDFVKAFEEKFGVSAAAPVMMGGGAMGGAAGPAAAEKEEKTTFDVILKEAGANKIQAIKVVRSVTNLGLKEAKDLVDKAPQPIKTGVPKDEAEKIAKEIEASGAKVEIK, encoded by the coding sequence ATGGCAAGTGTTAATGAAATAGTTGAAAGCATAAAGGGGTTGAAGGAAGAAGAGCGCAGCCAATTACTTTTAGACACTATCGGGAATTCAAGTGTTCTGTGGCTTAAGGATTTTGTCAAGGCCTTTGAGGAGAAATTCGGCGTCAGCGCTGCCGCACCGGTAATGATGGGTGGCGGAGCGATGGGCGGAGCCGCCGGACCGGCCGCTGCCGAAAAGGAAGAAAAAACCACTTTTGACGTTATTCTTAAGGAAGCGGGCGCTAATAAGATCCAGGCCATTAAAGTTGTCCGGTCGGTAACTAACCTGGGTTTGAAAGAAGCCAAAGATTTAGTTGACAAGGCTCCGCAGCCGATTAAGACCGGTGTTCCCAAGGACGAGGCGGAAAAGATTGCCAAGGAAATCGAAGCCTCCGGCGCTAAGGTCGAAATTAAATAG
- the rpoB gene encoding DNA-directed RNA polymerase subunit beta: protein METRIYKKYPHSLYLPEMVNIQVEAYKKFLQEDVSPTKRKNIGLEAIFRETFPVKSYDNTITLDYLWYEVGLPRYTPDECKALKITYGAPLKARLRLNKPESVEEYVYLGDVPMMIGGGEFIINGVERIVVSQLHRSPGVDFKLEKVGDRISYVATIIPERGSWIEITIAKKNSFAIKVDQGGKIPATTFLRAMDESFSTDTQIIKAFYETEIFPIDKNTSIQNLTTKYAVVNVVDPETNKVIIEAGHKITEESAKALIESEMTKEIEVIKFAVETAGNEPYELLMLNTLNDDTTRSHQEALLKIYARLRPGMPAQEDKAKTVFYERFLDKTRYQLGRVGRFRINRKFNLSVPETEQTLLKDDIVEVLRYLIKLRKGEGIIDDIDHLGSRRVRPIDELLSDEMRKGFYKLQKSVRDRLNSFSAPTFRNEQQGRKTEPESEASKAAAAKQQDKRINYREEATPRTLINSKTISAVVNHFFERGELSQVADQTNPLSQLTHERRLSALGPGGLNRKRAGFEVRDVHPSHYGRICPVETPEGANIGLITSLASYSQVDKYGFLTTPFRVVKNGIVTDEIVQLRADEEANVIIASADLPVKGNKILEGKIIARHNGEFKMVTPTEINYQDVSPFQVVGISAGLVPFLEHDDANRALMGANMERQGVPLLKTEAPLVVTGLEKVVAENSAMVIKAKRAGVVSRVDANQIIIGYETESGDEEFDTYNLTKYEGLNEKTCMNQKPIVKIGDKIKASQIIADGPGTFNGELSLGKNILIAFMPWEGYNFEDAIIVSEKLLKEDSFTSIHIEDFEVEIRETKFGKEEFTRDIPNVSERVLRNLDESGIIRVGTRVKPGDILVGKIAPKSKSELTPEEKLLHAIFGKAGEDVKNVSLDVPAGVDGIIIETQHFARRANLSEKQKEELTKTTKKVERDINTQIQTIIEAGIKPLEKIVGKRLVPRPIAYGPRGTIKSLNELKEKLSEADKLEFSSRSDKELVLSKIKILLEKCEKLENEKDVRVNRIIRGDDLRTGVLEMVRVKIATKRNLSVGDKIAGRHGNKGVIARILPEEDMPHLEDGTPIEIILNPLGVPSRMNVGQIFETHLGWAANKLGFRAISPIFDGATEQEITEALKEANLPADGKVTLYDGRTGDAFKEKITVGYAYIMKLHHLVDDKIHARATGPYSLITQQPLGGKARYGGQRLGEMEVWALEAYGAANVLQEMLTVKSDDVDGRARIYEAIIKGENTLVPTTPVSFEVLLNEIKGLGLSLKLEKDKEKPVAK from the coding sequence ATGGAAACCAGAATATATAAAAAATACCCGCATAGCCTCTACCTTCCTGAGATGGTCAACATCCAGGTGGAGGCGTATAAGAAATTCCTTCAGGAAGACGTTTCTCCGACCAAGCGCAAGAATATAGGCTTGGAAGCCATTTTCCGCGAGACTTTCCCCGTTAAATCATACGACAACACCATAACGCTGGATTATCTTTGGTACGAAGTGGGTTTACCCCGCTATACGCCCGACGAATGCAAAGCCCTGAAAATCACCTACGGCGCGCCGCTCAAGGCCCGGCTTAGGCTGAATAAGCCCGAATCAGTTGAGGAATACGTTTACCTGGGCGACGTTCCCATGATGATTGGCGGCGGCGAATTCATCATTAACGGTGTGGAGCGTATCGTGGTTTCCCAGTTGCATCGGTCGCCCGGCGTTGATTTTAAGCTGGAAAAAGTCGGAGACCGGATATCCTACGTGGCGACTATCATCCCTGAACGGGGCAGCTGGATAGAAATAACTATTGCCAAGAAGAACTCTTTCGCCATCAAGGTGGATCAGGGCGGTAAGATACCGGCCACAACGTTTTTGAGGGCGATGGATGAATCATTCTCGACCGACACTCAGATTATCAAGGCGTTCTATGAGACGGAAATATTCCCGATTGATAAGAATACTTCCATCCAGAACCTGACGACTAAATACGCGGTGGTTAATGTGGTTGACCCGGAGACTAACAAAGTAATCATTGAGGCCGGCCATAAAATAACCGAAGAATCGGCTAAGGCGTTAATCGAATCTGAAATGACCAAGGAAATAGAGGTCATAAAATTCGCCGTCGAAACTGCCGGCAATGAACCTTACGAATTATTGATGCTTAATACCCTGAATGATGACACGACCAGGTCGCATCAGGAAGCGCTTTTGAAGATATATGCCAGGCTCCGTCCAGGTATGCCGGCGCAGGAGGACAAGGCCAAGACCGTGTTCTACGAGCGGTTTTTGGATAAAACCAGATATCAACTCGGCCGGGTCGGTCGTTTTAGGATAAACCGCAAATTTAACCTGAGTGTGCCGGAAACGGAACAGACACTGCTCAAGGACGACATTGTCGAGGTTCTGCGGTATCTCATCAAGTTGCGCAAAGGTGAAGGCATTATTGATGATATTGACCATCTGGGCAGTCGCCGGGTCAGGCCGATTGATGAGCTTTTGAGTGATGAGATGCGCAAGGGTTTCTACAAGCTGCAAAAATCTGTTCGAGACAGACTTAATAGTTTCAGCGCGCCTACATTCCGGAATGAGCAACAGGGGCGTAAGACAGAACCGGAATCGGAAGCCAGCAAGGCCGCTGCTGCCAAACAGCAGGATAAAAGAATAAATTATCGGGAAGAAGCCACTCCCAGGACTCTTATTAATTCCAAGACCATTTCGGCAGTGGTCAATCACTTCTTTGAGCGGGGCGAGTTGTCTCAGGTGGCTGACCAGACCAATCCGCTATCGCAGTTAACCCACGAACGTCGGCTGAGCGCGCTGGGTCCGGGCGGCTTGAACCGCAAAAGGGCCGGATTTGAAGTGCGCGACGTGCATCCGTCACACTACGGGCGCATCTGCCCGGTGGAAACGCCCGAAGGCGCCAATATCGGCTTGATAACTTCGTTGGCCTCGTATTCGCAGGTGGATAAATACGGATTTTTGACCACGCCTTTCCGTGTCGTTAAGAACGGCATAGTAACCGATGAAATAGTCCAGCTTAGGGCTGATGAAGAGGCTAATGTCATTATTGCTTCGGCTGATTTGCCTGTTAAGGGTAACAAAATACTCGAGGGTAAAATAATCGCCCGCCATAACGGCGAATTCAAAATGGTCACCCCGACAGAGATTAATTACCAGGATGTCTCGCCGTTCCAGGTGGTCGGTATTTCAGCCGGATTGGTGCCGTTCCTTGAACACGATGACGCTAACCGGGCTTTGATGGGCGCTAATATGGAACGTCAGGGTGTGCCTCTTCTTAAAACCGAGGCTCCGTTGGTCGTTACCGGGCTGGAAAAGGTCGTGGCCGAGAATTCGGCTATGGTTATCAAAGCTAAAAGGGCCGGCGTTGTCAGCCGTGTTGATGCCAACCAGATTATAATCGGATACGAGACGGAAAGCGGCGATGAGGAATTCGATACTTATAACCTTACAAAATATGAAGGTTTGAACGAGAAAACCTGCATGAATCAAAAGCCTATCGTAAAAATAGGCGACAAGATTAAAGCCAGCCAGATTATCGCGGACGGGCCGGGCACGTTCAACGGCGAATTGTCACTGGGAAAGAATATCCTGATTGCATTTATGCCCTGGGAAGGATATAATTTTGAAGATGCCATTATTGTCAGTGAAAAACTGCTTAAAGAAGATTCGTTTACATCTATCCATATCGAGGACTTTGAGGTGGAAATCCGGGAAACCAAGTTCGGTAAGGAAGAATTTACCCGTGATATTCCCAATGTTTCTGAAAGGGTATTACGCAACCTGGATGAAAGTGGCATTATCCGCGTCGGAACACGGGTAAAACCGGGAGACATTTTGGTCGGCAAAATAGCCCCTAAGAGCAAGAGTGAGCTTACTCCGGAAGAGAAACTCCTGCACGCTATATTCGGCAAGGCGGGCGAGGATGTCAAAAATGTATCGCTTGACGTCCCGGCCGGCGTTGATGGTATCATTATCGAAACCCAGCATTTCGCCCGGCGCGCTAATTTGTCCGAAAAACAGAAGGAAGAGCTTACCAAAACCACCAAGAAGGTGGAACGCGATATTAATACGCAGATTCAGACTATTATCGAAGCCGGTATAAAACCGTTGGAGAAGATAGTCGGCAAGCGTTTGGTTCCCCGTCCAATTGCCTATGGCCCGCGCGGAACCATCAAGAGCCTTAATGAACTCAAGGAGAAACTGTCCGAAGCGGATAAGCTGGAGTTTTCCTCGCGGTCAGATAAGGAATTAGTTTTGTCCAAGATTAAGATTCTTCTTGAGAAATGCGAGAAGCTTGAGAATGAAAAAGACGTCCGGGTCAATCGTATTATTCGCGGTGATGATTTGAGGACCGGAGTTTTGGAAATGGTCCGGGTCAAGATTGCCACCAAGAGGAATTTATCAGTAGGCGACAAGATTGCCGGACGCCATGGTAATAAGGGCGTTATCGCCAGGATACTTCCCGAAGAGGATATGCCTCACCTGGAAGACGGCACGCCTATAGAAATAATCCTTAATCCGCTGGGTGTTCCGTCCAGAATGAATGTGGGTCAGATATTTGAAACGCATCTGGGTTGGGCCGCGAACAAGCTTGGGTTCCGGGCCATATCGCCCATATTCGACGGCGCTACCGAGCAGGAAATAACCGAAGCGCTTAAGGAAGCCAATTTACCGGCTGATGGCAAAGTGACGCTTTATGACGGACGTACCGGCGATGCGTTTAAGGAAAAAATAACCGTTGGTTATGCATATATAATGAAACTGCACCACTTGGTGGATGATAAGATACACGCTCGCGCCACCGGGCCGTATTCGTTGATTACACAGCAGCCCCTGGGCGGCAAGGCCCGCTACGGCGGTCAAAGGCTCGGCGAAATGGAAGTCTGGGCGCTTGAAGCGTACGGCGCAGCCAATGTCCTTCAGGAAATGCTTACGGTCAAGAGCGATGATGTCGATGGACGCGCCCGTATTTATGAAGCAATCATTAAAGGTGAAAATACCCTGGTACCGACTACTCCGGTATCGTTTGAAGTTTTACTTAACGAGATCAAAGGCCTTGGTCTCAGCCTTAAATTAGAAAAAGATAAGGAAAAGCCCGTAGCTAAATAG